cctctctaggtttctttctaggttccggcctttctagggagtttttcctatccaccatgcttctacacctgcattgcttgctgtttggggttttaggctgggtttctgtacagcactttgtgacatcagctgatgtaagaagggctctataaatacatttgattgattgattgaacagtgtaatgtttggaatcAGTCTCGTGTAAGGTGAACTGTTTTGACCTCACCTTTGGTCTGATAATTTCACCATAATCTCCAAAgtgttctctttcaattgctaccatgctaAAGCATATGCTTTTTATAGTTATTCTTAAATATATTTGACCCTATCCATATTGGCCAATTTACACAAGTATAAGGGGATAAAGGATgagtgcagtcaaaaatgagattttcttgtgttttatatatatttccacactatgaggttggaataatactgtgaaattgtgaaaatgatgataatgcccttttagagtgacatttctgggatcttatatttcagctcaagaaacatgggaccaacactttacatgttgtgtttatatttttgttcagtgtattttgtgtagatccaAACCTCTCTGACAATAACAGATCGTTTTcaattttcccctccccactcagaccactcccagacagttgtagcaaaattcttgcttgagaaattgctctttgctaagaagctaattttgtttatttttttgccatttgaatggaaaaacaatcacagtaaggtacttaattgttacctggAAATTATAtgacattgagataaaaatggctgcattggacctttaagcatttcactgtacttgtgcatgtgaccaataaaacttgaaactatatGGACTCAGAGCTGgcctaggatcagtttagccctttcgatcataatgaataagattatatggacaggagggacctgatcctagatcagtctTACCTGGGTAGCCCTGGGACACAGTGTTGATGTAGGAGGTGTTGAACACGTCCACCCGGGCCCCGCGCCCATtcttcacacacatgcacacacacaggaagaaggCCGCCAGCGCTCCCATCAGAAacaccacaccaaacacgatGCCCGAGATAGCCGTGCccctagaaaacacacacacaaacacagtcacttTGACTGAATACTCCCCTTTTCATTCTAGTTTGTGGCTGCTGGTAAGTCATCTCATCCAATTAGTCTTCTCACAAATCAATGTTGCATGGAATTTCAATTCACCTCtttaaagagtatcttaaataaatcCCACGgccacccctccccccaaaaaggcTATTTGTTGAAAACGACTTTGAGGGAAAACGTACTTGCTAAgattgtgatatgttgttgtctcacctcgCTATCTTAATATGAATGCATTaatttaagtcgctctggataagagtgtcttctaaattactcaaatgtaaatgtatgatgTGACTTAATTGAAAAGTGAATTGACCCCAAGTTTGGGTCATATTCACTAGacaccaaataaataaaaaaaacagactgaaacagggacacgtgcaatatgaaacatttcagtttttgttgctaaatgttttgctacagtgtgctccaatgaatacaaccctgctCTATAGAGAAGCAGTGCATTTTGGGATAGGGCCATCTAGGGCTGAGAAAAAAGGCTGGGAGCAGCTGCCTATAACGTACACCGGACCAAACATGTCTGTGGGCAACCATGGAGATCTGCTCAAACATCTGATTATATGACTCagacctgtgtgtatgtgtgtgagtatgtgtgtgtgttagcgtgtgtgtgtacatatacgTGTgcttttgtgtatgtatgtggtcAAACTCCATTTAAAAGGCTGTGGAGAAGCGGTAGAATGAGATGAGATATCTCTCCTGAAACAAGGAGCCATTATTCCTCCCGATTACCTTGTGACAACCATGGCCTTGAAAGAGCTACATTATATGGCTAGATAAAACGAGTCCACATTCAATGGGCCTATTCAATAGCACTTTTCTGTGAATCCCCCACATCAACTTTATCAACTTTATGGTATCAACTTTATGGTGTAAAAACTGTGAATTTGGGAATTTTAACTGTGGCATTAATTAATGTTCCATGCTTACACAACACTTTAATATCATTATTCTCTTCGTTGGTGGACTGTAGCAGGTAGCATGTGTTATACTCCATAGGTGGACTGGTGAGGGGGACTGAGAAAGCGAGAGGCCAGCTGTCTTGAGCCAAATGACGGAGGTCAAATCTCTCAGAGGGGTCATACACTGCATGTGGAAAGGGCAGGTGGTGAAGTGGTAGagaagtgattgtgtgtgtgtgtgtgtgtagtcggtgagtgtgtgtttgtagacTGAGGGTGActgagtatgtgtgtatgtatagaagGTGACATTGTGTGTGAGCATATGTGTGTGTACTTACGAGAGGACATCTCCCATAAAGGCGTAGTAGGAGCAGCAGAAAGGGGGAGAGCCTTCACAGCAGTACTCCACACAGCCATCACACTGGGCCTCACTGTGACCTGCAGGAGAGATGCAATACATTATATGgagacgcatacacacacacacacctacctctactacggacacatgcacacactcacacacaccctgcatCTAATATACTGAGAGAAAGGTAGGATGTGCTCTTTGGAATCAAGATTTCCAAAACCCTTTAAAAGGCCAAAATCACAATGCTGTTTTCATATTACAAAAGGTTAAAAACACAATGGAGAGTAGCTACGGCAGATACACTTAAAACTTTGTCTTTTGCTTAGTTGAACCTTTTCTAAACACGGAAATGTCACTAAGATCAAGGCTTTAACTTAAGAGTTTTTTTAAACTAGAGTAATTGCACTTAAACTAAAAAAACAAGAACTAAGATATTTGATAAGTGGAAATATATAGTCCTTATAGAGGGTTTATGAAGGCTTCATTCAGCCTTAAAAGATGTTCATCCTGTAGAGGGGGACCTAAGCATAAACCGACAAGCACACAAACACGGCACATCAAAAAGGGTGAAGGGTTGATAACAACAAGATGAGTTGTGTGACAACAGGGCTATGTGAATGGAGATCATCCAAGAAWTGTCAGAAAATATTTTCTTTATGTGAAAGCGTATACTTTTTAGTCAACTGCACTATTCACTAACTTCACCtctgtgttctttctctctgcactAGTCTGAACCTGCCGATACCTCTCTCTCACCAAAGATCTTCCCTTTGTATACCCTGTTAGCCTTGGTtgggtggggagtgtgtgtgtgtgcgagtgtaaAAAAAAAGGCACTTCTCTTTTCTGACTTGAACTGACTATTCTGATAAATAGTTTGTTGAGGGATACTGTACCTGGCACGATTGTGATGTGTTGTCTCTCCTAGCTACAGTATCTTAAGATNcaagccaaagacccctcagagacaccaatactccttagccggcccataagaatggaatggtctactgtatcaaaagctttggccaaatcaataaaaatagcagcacaacattgcttagaatcaagggcaatggtgacatcattgaagacctttaaggttgcagtgacacatccataacctgagcagctttaatattgcataccagagagaatactatagacatcaagaaagccagtcagttgattattgacaagtttttccaacacttttgataaacagggcaaaatagaaataggcctataacagttaggatcagcttgatctcccccattaaataaaggacgaaccgtggctgccttccaagcaatgggaacctccccagaaagtaCAGACAGCTTAAAAAGgtcggagataggcttggcgatgataggggcagcaaccttaaagaagaaagggtttaAACCATCCGACgaagatgtttttttggggtcaagtttcaggagctcttctagcacctcggactcagtgactgcctgMagggagaaactttgtagtggggcagtggaaaaagagggagacgcatcggggatagtcgcattagaaggggtgggagatgaRgaaatgttggatgggcaagtaggaatcctgacttaatgaagtggtgattaaagagctcagccatgtgcttcttgtcagtaacaaccacaccatcaactttaagggacatgggcagctgtgaggaggagggtttattctccaggtctttaaccgttttccagaactttttggggttagacccacagagagagaactgccccTTAAAGTAACtcactttggccttccggatagcctgagtgcacgtatttctcatttgcctgaatgagagccagtcagcctgactatgcgtgtgccgagcctttcgccaaatgcaattcttgaggtggagtaactctgcaagatcacggtcgaacctgttttcaattctcattttatttatgggggcgtgtttgttaacaataccactgaaaagattaaaaaaagaaggtccaagcgtcttcgacagaggggatctcgctgattctataccattttacagaggccagttcataaaggaaggcttgctcattaaagttttttagcaagcgtccataacaaatcaggacaggtcgctTCACtaagcagccattacgaacacaggctgtaaaacagtgatcactaaggtcattacagaaaataccagactgatacctatcaggattatttgtgaggataacatcaagaagagtagccttttctgggtgtttggagtcataccttgtgggattggtaataatctgagtcCCATGgctttaggtcacctagcaggacaaattcagacttagtgtaaggggcctggagagagcttagggcaggtagggtacaggccggtgctgatggaggacgatagcacccagcaacagtcaacaaagagctatttgaaagtttaatacttaaaaccagcaaatcaaatttttgggggacagacttggtggagacaaccgagcactgaaggtgatcgtTGGTAAAGATttccactcccccacctttggaagatctgtcttgccgaaaaaggttataaccagaaaggttaacatcagtattcaaaacactcttccttaaacacgtctcagtaatgaccaacacatctggattggagctgtgaacccacacgttcaattgatccattttaggtaataagcttctagtgttaacgtgcagaaaacccaggcttttaagAGAACAGAAATCAGTGATGCAGacatcagagcacaagtcagaattgtggctagcaacagtagatgggccagggtgtacatgcacatttccagatatcatcaacagtaacacaatcaaggcacggcatagcaaaatgcacaagaaaaaaaatcaaatatataacgacttgggctaccattgtaagttcagagtcactcgccccaaagtgcctgtgtgctggaggcgagcaaAGCtcgggagagggggggggggggcataacagacagggggagacaggccagggcaaaCGGTGAAcggatcgccaggtggaatccaagcagcggTCAGTAAtattgtgatatgttgttgtctcacctagctattttaagatgaatgacCAAACATGTTCTGTGGTGCAACCATGGAGATCTGCTCAAACATCTGATTATATGACTcagacctgtgtggtgtgtgtgtggtgtgtgtgtgtgtgtgttgtgtgtggtgtgtgtgtgtgtgtgtgtgtgtgtgtgtgtgtgtgtgtgtgggttgtgtgtgtgtgtgtgtgtgtgttgtggactgtacGTGgcttttgtgtatgtatgtggtcAAAATCCATTTAAAAGGCTGTGGAGAAGCGGTAGGTAGAATGAGTGAGATATCTCTCCTGAAACAAGGAGCCATTTTCCTCCGATACTTGTGACAAACCATGGCCTTGAAAGAGCTACATTATATGGCTAGAATAAAACGAGTCCACATTTCAATGGGGCCTATTCAATTAGCACTTTTCTGTGAATCC
This region of Salvelinus sp. IW2-2015 linkage group LG12, ASM291031v2, whole genome shotgun sequence genomic DNA includes:
- the cyyr1 gene encoding cysteine and tyrosine-rich protein 1 isoform X2, with protein sequence MGRTEAAGWKFLRDSLLLCLFTGHSEAQCDGCVEYCCEGSPPFCCSYYAFMGDVLSGTAISGIVFGVVFLMGALAAFFLCVCMCVKNGRGARVDVFNTSYINTVSQGYPGPPPPYTYDYEMYPSAMRPPPYTPTPPRTDSYSPPPPYPGCNRK